The following are from one region of the Staphylococcus schleiferi genome:
- a CDS encoding sugar-binding transcriptional regulator, which translates to MIQVQQKIVPDLIDKMYRRFSILATIQKYQPVGRRTLSEMLNLTERVLRSETDLLKHQELISVKPTGMALTVEGKDVVTQLNAYFNHYSDYHRLAQTIKGQYDINEVHVIPGNSDTDSAVKVELGRIAGQLLEKQLYDRAIVSVTGGSTMASVSDAMSKLPFHVLFVPARGGLGQNVVFQANTICSRMAQRTGGDYTTLYVPEQVSELTYQNLMQEPSVIQTLDKIRESQFTIHGIGDALKMAKRRQSPLEVIEKLQHHHAVGESLGYYFDQQGNIIHKVKTIGIQLEEAQSKAHIFAVAGGASKGLAIKAYLKIASPNTVLITDEAAAKVITSETI; encoded by the coding sequence ATGATTCAAGTGCAACAAAAAATTGTGCCTGACTTGATAGACAAAATGTATCGAAGGTTCTCTATTTTAGCAACGATTCAGAAATATCAACCTGTAGGACGACGAACTTTGAGTGAGATGTTGAATTTGACAGAACGTGTTTTACGTTCAGAAACAGATTTACTTAAACATCAAGAGTTAATTTCTGTCAAACCCACAGGTATGGCGTTGACAGTAGAAGGTAAGGATGTAGTCACACAGTTGAATGCTTATTTCAATCATTATTCTGATTATCATCGCCTTGCTCAAACGATTAAAGGTCAATACGATATCAATGAAGTTCATGTCATTCCGGGGAACAGCGATACAGATTCTGCTGTAAAGGTAGAACTTGGTCGAATTGCTGGGCAACTGCTTGAAAAGCAATTGTACGATCGTGCAATTGTTTCAGTAACGGGTGGTTCAACTATGGCATCAGTTAGTGATGCGATGTCGAAACTTCCCTTCCATGTTTTGTTTGTTCCAGCACGTGGTGGCTTAGGTCAAAATGTTGTTTTTCAAGCCAACACAATTTGTTCTAGAATGGCACAGAGAACCGGGGGCGACTACACTACACTATACGTCCCTGAGCAAGTGAGTGAGTTGACTTATCAAAATTTGATGCAAGAACCTTCTGTTATCCAGACATTGGATAAAATTAGAGAGTCTCAATTCACTATTCATGGTATTGGTGATGCGCTGAAAATGGCGAAACGAAGACAATCGCCATTAGAAGTCATCGAAAAGCTTCAACATCATCATGCTGTCGGTGAATCGTTAGGATACTATTTTGATCAACAAGGTAACATCATTCACAAGGTTAAAACGATTGGAATTCAGTTAGAAGAAGCTCAATCAAAAGCACACATTTTTGCTGTAGCGGGTGGTGCGTCGAAAGGTCTTGCAATTAAGGCATACCTTAAAATCGCTTCTCCCAATACTGTTTTAATTACAGATGAAGCTGCGGCAAAAGTCATTACGAGTGAAACAATTTAG
- a CDS encoding DUF4887 domain-containing protein: MSAPKRSGQGPKYAENGKKKKRGLAIISIIVVLLLLAGLVFAIFSFVDQSHRSSERLKEKSIEEQKEKRDAEIKKEKEKKAQEKREKEKSIEKEQAEQERSLEAARQQSIEAERQAELQNQRNQQQKPKSTEPKTEKPKKEEPKTEEPKKEPKTNEKPDSSEPKSSEPKTNEPSSNEPKTPPSSTQEPKKEPSTQQPNGHSQQRPQQNQNQNQGQNQKPSEDKSNQH; the protein is encoded by the coding sequence ATGTCAGCACCAAAAAGAAGTGGACAAGGACCAAAATATGCTGAAAACGGGAAAAAGAAAAAACGAGGTTTAGCGATTATCAGTATTATTGTCGTATTATTATTGCTAGCAGGATTAGTGTTTGCAATCTTTTCATTCGTCGATCAATCACACCGAAGTAGTGAGCGATTAAAAGAGAAGTCTATTGAGGAACAAAAAGAAAAGCGTGATGCTGAAATTAAAAAAGAAAAAGAGAAAAAAGCGCAAGAAAAGAGAGAAAAAGAAAAAAGTATTGAAAAAGAACAAGCGGAGCAAGAAAGATCTTTAGAAGCGGCGCGTCAACAATCGATTGAAGCGGAACGTCAAGCAGAGTTACAAAACCAACGTAATCAGCAGCAAAAACCTAAATCAACAGAGCCGAAAACAGAAAAACCTAAGAAAGAAGAGCCGAAGACTGAGGAACCTAAAAAAGAACCGAAGACGAATGAAAAACCAGATAGTTCAGAACCAAAATCGTCGGAACCGAAGACGAATGAACCATCTTCAAACGAACCTAAAACGCCACCATCTTCAACACAGGAGCCTAAAAAGGAACCTTCAACACAACAACCTAATGGTCATTCTCAACAACGACCTCAACAAAATCAAAACCAAAACCAAGGCCAAAATCAAAAACCGTCAGAAGATAAAAGTAATCAACATTAA